The genomic interval TTTGTAGGACAATGTCaagtgataaagaaaaatctgaCTTTGGTCGGTGttggtgaaattttatcgtttcatCCATTACAGATGatacaagaagaagaatttttaatatatattgGAAActaatgtaaaaattattcaataataatttctcaAAACAGTATCAATGAAGGTTGGAATCACATTCCATTTGAGTGCACACAGCTGAACGACCGTCCGATGCACATTCGCACCAATTACAGttatttttgaagtttttatccGGCACGCATTTGAAATTATCATCTCGTTGTTGACGCAAAAGGTTGGCGTATATCAGGCGAGTGGGGCAACTCCTAATGATACCGTCCTTAGAAGTACAC from Athalia rosae chromosome 1, iyAthRosa1.1, whole genome shotgun sequence carries:
- the LOC125500670 gene encoding protease inhibitors-like, translating into MQVCVIIVCLIAFIAIVRCEEEGDLKQSSRAVQPSVIEPCEYLLRNGRKIKTRLPGIVLKNLRKTCTSKDGIIRSCPTRLIYANLLRQQRDDNFKCVPDKNFKNNCNWCECASDGRSAVCTQMECDSNLH